Part of the Solwaraspora sp. WMMA2065 genome is shown below.
GCCCGCGACCGTCCAGGTCGCGCAGCTGGCTCTCCAGGTACGCCTTGAGCCGGGTGCGGTACTCCCGCTCGAACTGCTTGAGCTCCTCGATGTGCTTCTGCAGCGCGGTGCGCTTGGCGTCCAGGCCACCCATCGCCTCCTGGTGGCGCTGTCGCGCGTCCCGCTCCAGCGCGTCGGCCTTGGCCCGCGCCTCGCGGGTGACCTCCTCGGCCTTGGTGCGGGCGTCGGTAAGCAGCTTGTCCGCTTCCCGGCGGGCGTCGGAGACGTGGTCGTCCGCCGTCCGCTGGGCCATCATCAGCACCCGCAGCGCCTGCTGCTCGCCGTCGCCGCCGCCACCGACGGCCGGGCCACCGGCCGACCTGACCTGCTCCAGCTCGGCCTGCATGGCACGGGCGGCCTGCTCGGCGGCGGCCTTGTCCCGCTGTACGCGGTCGAGCTGGGCCTTCATGTCGTTGAGCTCCGCCGCGAGACGCGGGTCGGCGCCCGGGCCCGCCGGCCCGCCACGGCCGCCGCGCTCCACCTGGGCGCGTAGCTCGTTGTTCTCCTCGATCAGACGGGCGAGCTCACGCTCGACCTCGTCCAGGAAGGCGTCGACCTCCTCCTCGTCGTACCCCCGCTTGCCGATCGGAGGCTTTTTGAAGGCGACGTTGTGGACGTCGGCCGGGGTTAGCGGCATCGAAACTCCTCGGGTCAGTTGCGGCCGCGTAGCGCGCCGGTCAGTTGGTTGCCCTGATCAGCGGCTCCACCACGAACGTGATCAGCACGAACAGGATAACCAGGAGCACAAGGGAGGCCAGGTCGAAGCTCACGGTACCAATTCGCAGTGGTGGGATCACCCGCCTCAACGCCTTAAGGGGGGGATCAGTGACGCTCCACACCGATTCCAATCCGGCTGCGGCACCCCGACCGGGTTGCCAGCGTCGACCGTACTGAAGCACCGCGCTCAGGACAAACCTCGCCAACAGGGTGAGCAGAAAGACATACAACAGCAGATACAGGACTTGGAACAAGATCGACAACACGGCAGGCGAGATCCTCAGGTCAGGGCTAGCCCAGGCTGAAAAATCCACCCTCGGCTATCTTGGCCTTGTCCTCCGCGGTGACCTGGACGTTGGCCGGTGAGAGCAGAAACACCCGGTTGGTGACGCGTTCGATCGTACCGCGCAGACCGAACGCCAGACCGGCAGCGAAATCAACCAGACGGCGGGCGTCTGCCTCATCCATCTCGGTGAGGTTGATGATCACCGGCGTGCCGTCGCGGAAGTGCTCCCCGATCGTCCGGGCCTCCCGGTAGGTGGTCGGGTGCAGCGTGGTGATCTGGTACCGCTGCTCCTCCTCGGCGACGACCATCCGCTCCCGCACCGCAGGCTGCGGCGCAAGAGCCAGGTTGTCCCTGGTCGGGTAGCTGGCCGACGCAGCCTCGGCACCGGCCCGGGTGATCGATCGCACACTGGCGCGCTCGCCCCGGTCCGGATCCGGACCCCGGTGCTCCCGCTCAGCGGCCCGGTGCTCCCGCTCGGCGGCCCGGGCCTGCAGCCGCTCCGACGGCCGCAGCCGCTCCACCGGTGGCCGCGCGCGTGGTGGCGGGTCGTCCGGCTCCTCGTCGTCAGCGAACTCGTCAGCATACCTACTGTCACGATAGCGCGACTCTCGGTAGCCACCCTTGTCGTAGCCGTCGTCGTAGCCCTGGTCGTCGTCCTCCTCGACCAGGCCTAGCCAAACCCCCGCTTTGCGCAGTGCACCCATGCCGCGCCCCTCCGTCCGCCGTGCGGCACGCGCCCCCGCCGTGCCACTGTCGCGCGTGAACACTGCAGTGCCCACCGGTCCGAGCCGGCTCCCCGCCATGACCGGTGCGCGGTCACGGACGTCGACCCCCGACGACGGGGAGTCCGGCTCAAACAACACTGATGTAGTTTGGTATCCGCCGCCAGGCTACCGTAGCGTTGGGCGCTTTCCGAGCAACGCACTTCCGACACGGACATGTGTCGCGCCGGCGTCCACCGCCGCCTCCAGGTCGGCGCTCATCCCGGCAGAGACCATCCAGGCCTCCGGCGCGGCGGCTCTGAGCTGGGCAGACACCTCCGCCAGCCGGGCAAACGCCGGCTCCGGCGACTGGTCGAGCGGAGCCACTGCCATCACCCCGGCGAGTCGCAGATCGGACTTGCCCAGGATGCACTCGACCACCGGCCAGAAGCCGGTCACCGCATCCGCCGAGTCCGGCACCGCGCCACCACGCCCCGTCACGCCGTCCAGACTGACCTGGACCAGCACGTCGAGCGCCCGGCCACGCCCACTGGCGGCGGCGGCCAGGGCTCGGGCCAGGGGCACCCGGTCCACCGAGTGCACCAGGTCCGCGTAGCCCACCACCGACCGGCACTTGTTGCGCTGCAACTGGCCGACGAAGTGCCAGCGCAGTCCCGGCCCACCGGACGGACCCGCAGCCAGCTCGGCGACCTTGGCCGCCGCCTCCTGGTCCCGGTTCTCGCCGACGTCGGTGACCCCGAGCTCGGCCAGCAGCCGCACGTCGGCGGCTGGATAGGTCTTGGTCACCGCGATCAGCGTGACGCTGTCCGCCGACCGACCCGCCGCCGCCGTGGCGGCGGCAAGCCGGGACCGTACGGCGGTCAGCCGGTCGGCCAGTTCCGCACGTCGTCGTTCGGTGTCGACCGTCATGAGCCGTTCTTGAGAAAGTCCGGGACGTCGACGTCGTCGAAGAGCACCCGGCGGGTCTGCTGGGTCGGCGTCTGAGGCGCCGGGGCGACAGCCGGGCTGGTCGGCGCGGCCGGCGACACCGGTGCCGCCGGGACCTTACGCGGACCCTCGGCCGGCTTGTACGCGGGAGCCCCACCGTCGAAGCCGGCCGCGATGACGGTGACCCGCACCTCGTCGCCCAACGCGTCGTCGATAACCGCCCCGAAGATGATGTTGGCGTCGGCGTGCGCCGCGTCGGTGACCAGTTGCGCCGCGTCGTTGATCTCGAATAGGCCGAGATCGGAGCCACCGGCGATGGAGAGCAGCACCCCCCGGGCACCGTCCATGCTCTGCTCCAGCAGTGGGCTGGAGATCGCCGCCTCGGCCGCCTCGACCGCCCGGTTCTCGCCCCGGGCACTGCCGATCCCCATCAGCGCGCTGCCGGCCCCGCTCATCACGCTCTTGACGTCGGCGAAGTCCAGGTTGATCAGGCCGGGCGTGGTGATCAGGTCGGTGATGCCCTGGACACCGGAGAGCAGCACCTGGTCGGCCTGCCGGAAGGCGTCCATCATGCTGATCCCCCGGTCACCGAGGGCCAGCAGCCGATCGTTCGGGATGACGATCAGCGTGTCGCACTGGTTACGCAGCTCCTCGATGCCGGCCTCGGCCTGCACCTGGCGTCGCTTGCCCTCGAAGGAGAACGGCCGGGTGACCACACCGATCGTCAGAGCGCCGAGCTTGCGGGCGATGTTGGCCACCACCGGCGCCCCGCCGGTGCCGGTACCGCCGCCCTCACCGCAGGTGACGAAGACCATGTCGGCGCCCTTGAGCACCTCCTCGATCTCGTCGCGGTGGTCCTCGGCGGCGTTCTTGCCGACGTCCGGGTTCGCCCCGGCACCGAGCCCCCGGGTCAGCTCCCGGCCGACGTCGAGCTTGACGTCGGCGTCGCTCATCAGCAACGCCTGGGCGTCGGTGTTGATCGCGATGAACTCGACGCCCTTGAGGCCAACCTCGATCATCCGGTTGACGGCGTTGACTCCGCCTCCGCCGATGCCGACGACCTTGATGACCGCCAGGTAGTTGTGCGGAGGTGTCATCGGGGTGCCTTCCCTTCGAGAGTGGCGGGCGCCGGCCTGACCCGGCCCACTGGGACCACGGAGGACAGACCCGTCGGTACACGAGAGCGGGACGAACCCTCACCCTCTACTAGAGGCTTAGGGTTATGTCAACCACTGAACCTCTCCGGGCAACGTATGCGCACGTACCGCGTGATCCAAGGACCATGCTGGGCGTGTCGCGGGCCGCGCCGGGCCGAGCCAGTCTCGGCAGACCGTAATGTACCTTCTACACCGAGCCGTCCTGAAATCACCCAGACGACATGCCGGATCAGCGGATGGTCACCACATCCGGGGCACTGACGTCGATCACGCTGCCGTCCTGGACCAGCAACGCGTCGGCGACCCGGGCCTTGACCGCGTTCTCCGTGGCGTCACCCCAGATCACCACCCGGTCGTCGGCGAGCCGCAGCTCGATCCCGGCCGGGCCACTGACCACCATCTCCTCCAGTACCTCGCGCAGCTGGGCGGTCAGCGAGTCGAGCACCACGACCGCGTCGCGGACCAGCGCCTGGTCGAACTCGGCCGTCTCCAGCCGGACGACCGCCAGGTCGTCCGGGCGCGTGGCCAGTGTCCGGAAGGCCACCCCGGCCCCGTCGACCACCACGAACGCGTCGTCCTGGGGCACCACGGCGGCCGGCACCCGCTCCACCACGGTGATCACCACCGTACCCGGCCAGTCCCGGCTCGCCACCGCCCGCTCCACCGCGGCCAGGCCGGAGACCCGGCCGGCCACCGCGGCCAGATCCACCCGGGCCAGTGGGGTCCCCTGTGGAATCTGCGCGGCCTGCCGTACCTCCGACTCGGTCACCAGCGCCGCCCCCGCGACCCGGACCTGGTCCACGCCGAACACCGAGGTCGCCGAGACCACCCACCAGCCGACCGCGGCCAGGGCCGCCAGGCAGCCGGCCACCGCCCAGGGCAGCGCGGCCCGCAGCCGTCGTCGCCGGGCCCGGCGCATGAACCGCCGGACCGACGGCGGCACCGCCTCCCGGCTCGCCCGGACCAGCCGCCAGCGGCCGGTGGACCCGTCCGCGCCGCCCGGCTGGCGCCGGGTGTGCCCGGTGTCCGCTCCCGCCGGCCCGGACCGGGCGGCGGGCACCCCGGCACGACCGGTCCGACCTGCCGGCCGGACATCGCCCACCCGACCGGAACCCACCCGACCGGTGCCGGAGCGGCTGGAACCGGTCCGACCCGAGCCGGGCCGCGGCGAGCGACCAGCCGGGGTCATCCGGCGTCGGCCGCCGGACCGGCGAGCGCGGACAGCAGTTCGTCACCCAGCAACGAGATCGGTGGAGCGCCCATCGTGACCACCAGGTCACCCGGCCGGCAGCGGCGGACCACCTCCGGTGGGACATCCTCCCAGGACGGTACGAACACCTTACGATCGTCCGGCAACGGGACGTCCGCCGTCAGCGCCACCCCGCCCTCACCCGGCTCCCGCAGCTCACCCGGCCCGAACACCTCCATCACGATCACCTCGTCGGCGATCGCCAGGGCGGCGGCCAACTCGGCCTGCAGGTCCCGGGTGCGGTAGACCCGGTAGGGCTGGAACACCACCACCAGCCGACCGGCACCGGCGACCTCCCGCATGGTGTGCAGCGCCGCGGTCATCGACGTCGGATGGTAGGCGTACTCGTCGTAGACGGTGACGCCGCCGGCCGAGCCCTTGCGTTCGAACCGGCGACGAACCCCGGGGAACGCGCCCAGCGCGGCGACCGCGTCACTCAACGGCAGCCCGAGGCGCAGCGCGGTGAGCACCGAGGCGGCGCTGTTGAGCCCGAGATGCCGGCCGGGTACCGGCAGGGCGATCTCACCGAGCGGCGCGCCGTCCAGGGTGGCCAGGTAGCGGACCCCGGCCGCGGACGACGTGATCTCGGTCAGCCGAAGATCGGCGTCGGCGGACTCGCCGTAGGTGTGGACGGTCCGGCCCTCGTCGCGCAGCGCCTCGGTCAACTGCCGGGTTCCGGGGTTGTCCGCGCAGGTCACCACGAACCCGTCCGGATCGGTCAGCCCGGCGAACTCGGCGAAACCAGCGGCGAGCCCGGCCAGGTCACCGTACGTGTTCAGGTGGTCGGCGTCGATGTTGGTGATGATCGACACGAACGGGCGGTAGAGCAGGAACGAACGGTCACTCTCGTCGGCCTCGACGACGAAGTACTCGCCCGTACCGTGGTGGGCGTTCGAACCGACCTCGGAGATCTCGCCACCGATGACGAACGACGGGTCCTCGCCGGCCCGTTGCAGGGTCAGGGTCACCATCGAGGTGGTCGTGGTCTTGCCGTGGGTGCCGGCGACCGCGATGGTCCGCCGACCGGTCATCGCCGCCGCCAGGGCCTCCGACCGGTGCAGCACCCGCAGCCCACGCCGACGGGCGGCGGCCAGCTCCACGTGGTCGGCCGGGATGGCGGTGGAGTAGACCACCGTGTCCACCCCGTCGAGGTTGGCCTCCTCATGGCTCATGTGGATGGTGCCGCCGAGTGCCCGCAGCACCGCCAGCGACGGCCAGTCCCGCAGCTCGCTGCCGGTCACCGGGATCCCCCGGGTCAGCAGCAGGCGGGCCAGGCCGCTCATCCCGACCCCGCCGATACCGATCAGGTGTACGGTCCCCAGCTCCTCGGCGGTGAGCGTGCCGGTGGGGGCGAACTCGGTGATGTTCACGTGGTCACCTTCCCGTGCGGGTCATCGGGACACCGCCTCGTAGACGAAGTCGAGCAGCGCCTCGTCGCCGTCGCGGCGACCGTACCCGGCCGCTGCCGAGCCCATCGCAGCCAGCCGCTGCGGGTCGCGGGCCAACGGGACCACGACCTGCTCCACCCAGGCCGGGGTCAGTTCGGCGTCGTCGACGAGCAGACCACCGCCGGCCTCGACCACCGGCAGCGCGTTGCGCTTCTGCTCCTGGTTACTGTGCGGATAGGGAACGTAGACCGCGGGCAATCCGATCGCGGCGACCTCGGCGCAGGTCATCGCGCCCCCCCGGCAGACCATCAGGTCGGCTGCGGCGTACCCGAGCTCCATCTCCGACAGGTACGGCAGGGTCACGTACGGCACCGGCAGATCACTCGGCACCGAGACCGCCTCGTTGCGGGCACCGATCGCGTGCAGCACCTGGACGCCGGCCCGGGCCAGTTCCTTGGCCGCCCCGGAGACCGCCAGGTTGATCGACCGGGCGCCCTGGGAGCCACCGGAGACGAAGACCGTCGGCAGATCCGGGCGCAGCCCGAAGTGCGCTCGGGCGGCCTCCCGGGCGGCCACCCGGTCCAGCCCGGTGATGGACCGGCGCAGCGGCACCCCGACCACCCGGGCGTCGCGCAGCGACTCGGCCTGGACCGGCTGGTGTGGGAAGCCCACCGCGACGTGCTTGGTGAACTTCATGCCCATCCGGTTGGCCACGCCCGGCGGCACGTTCACCTCGTGCACCACGATCGGCATCTCGCGACGCCACGCCGCCAGGTAGGCCGGTACGGACACGTACCCGCCGAAGCCCACCACCACGTCGGCCCGCACCTCGTCGATGACCTTGCCGGCGGCGCGGGCGGCCTTGAACATCCGGTCTGGCGTACGCACAAGGTCCATGTTGACCGACCGGGGCAGCTGATGTGCGGGGATCAACCGCAGATCGTACCCTTTCGGCGGAATCAGCTCGTTTTCTAGCCCTTTCGGGGTACCGAGACAGGTGATCTGCACGCTCGGGTCGTGCCGGCGCAGACAGTCGGCGAACGCCAACAACGGGTAGATGTGCCCACCGGTCCCCCCACCTGCCAGCACCACCGATCGCAGCGGACCCATCAGCATCTCCTCTCGCTCGACTCGGTGGCCGCGCGGCGGGCCCGGCGGACCGCCGACGGCGTACGCGGCACGCCGGGCGGTTGCGTACGGGGCCCGTCGGCCCGGATGCGCGCTTCGCGGGGGTACGTTAACGCCCGTCCCGTCGCCTCGGTACACGGGGCGGCGTTGACCCGCCCTGGCCGCCTGACCCCGACCCCGACGCACCGCGACCGCCCGGCTGCCCGGAGCCGGCCGGTTTCGGTCCGACGCCGGTCATCCGCGGCTTGGCCGGGTGGCGCGGGCGGGGCATCGGCGGCAGCGGGGCCCAGACCAGTCGCACCCAGCGGGCCGGCGGACGGGCGTTGAGCGCCCGGGCGGCGTCGGGCTCGGCCCGGGCGAACGACGCCAGCATGCCGATCGCGGCGAGCGTCACCACCAGCGCACTGCCACCGGCGGAGATGAACGGCAGCGGAATACCGGTGATCGGCAGCAGCCCGATCACCCCGGAAATGTTGATCACCGCCTGGCTGATCAGCCAGCTGGCCGCCGCTGCGGCGGCGAGTCGCCGGAACGGGTCGGCCACCCGACGGGCGATCCGCAACGCGGTGTACGCGAGGACCGCGAACAGGGCCAGCACCACGACGCAGCCGACCACCCCGAGTTCCTCGGCGACGATGGCGAAGATGAAGTCGTCCTCGGCCTGCGGCAGGTAGCCCCACTTCAACCGGCTGGAGCCGAGCCCTTCACCGAACCATCCCCCGTTGGCGATCGCGTACCTCGCCTGCAACGCCTGGTAACAGTCGTCGACGCACTGGTCCGGAGGGGTGAAGAACGACGTCAGCCGGGCCAACCGGTAGTTGTCCGCGTCCTGGGCGCCGGAACCGGCGCCCTGCCAGGCGGCGGCGATCAGCAGGCCGATGCCGACCAGACCGACCGCGCCCAACGTGGCGAAGATCCGCAGCGGTACGCCGGCTGCCCAGAGCAGCCCGACGACCAGGGCCAGGATGCACAGCATGGTGCCCAGGTCGTTGTAGCCGACCAGGAGGAACAGCAGGCCGACGGCGGGGAACAGCGGAATTGCCAGCTCCCGCCAGTGGCCCAGCTCGGCACCTTTGCGGGCGATGACGTCGGCGCCCCACAGCACCAGGCCGAGCTTGGCCAGCTCGGAGGGTTGCAGCTGAAAGGAACCGAAGTAGAGCCAGAGCAGCTCCGCCTCGACCGGACCGACCCGGGCGGCCTGCCAGCCCGCCAGCGTGGACACCAGCAGCAGCCCGTTGAGCAGCAACAGCAGGGCGACCGCCACGCCGAGCACCACGATGCCCAGGGCACGGAACGTCGCCGCCGGCAGCCGCTGACAGATCCAGAACGCGACCAGGCCGATCACCGCGAAGGTCGCCTGTCGGCTCAGCACGCTGAACGCGCTGCCGTCGTCGATGTACGCCTTGATGCTGGTCGCGGAGAAGACCATGGTCAGGCCGATCATCAGCAGCAGCCCGCTGCTGAAGATCAGCAGATAGTACGAGGCGAGCGGCCGGGCCAGCAGACCACGCAACGCGGCCAGTCCGCCGATCGGATCCAGCCGGGCGGTGGGGCCGTGCCGATCTGGGACAGGCTGCCCCGGAGCCGGGCGATCCGGGGCAGGCCGGTCCGCGGCAGTGACAGGCCGATCCGTGACGGGCCGGCCCGGGTCAGCGCCCATCCGGGCCGCCACCTGTCGTCGCCATCGGTCCATCATCAGCGCTGCCGCCCCCGGCGGCCGGGCATCGACACCACACCGGCGTGTCGGGCCGGTCGCCGCAGCGGGCGCGGGCTGGTCCGGGCTAGCCCATCACCGCGAGAAACTCGCTGTAGAACAGGCCGAGACCGATCGCCACGCCGATCCCGGCGATGATCCAGAAACGGACGACGATGTTGACCTCGCTCCACCCGGCCAGTTCGAAGTGGTGCTGCAGAGGCGACATCCGGAACACCCGTTTGCCGGTGGTGCGGAACGAGATGATCTGGATCACCACCGACATGGTGATGATGACGAAGAGCCCACCGATGATCAGCAGCAGCAGCATGGTCCGGGTGGCCATCGCCATCCCGGCGATCAGCCCGCCCAGCCCGAGCGCGCCGGTGTCGCCCATGAAGATCCGCGCCGGCGAGGTGTTCCACCAGAGGAAACCGACACATGCCCCGGCGGCCGCCCCAGCGATCAGCGCGATTTCCAACGGGTCGCGCACCTGGTAGCAGTACTCGGCCGTGTAGTTCGGGTCGGCGCACCAGTGCCGGTACTGCCAGAAGGCGATCAACGCGTAGGTGGCGAGCACCAT
Proteins encoded:
- the sepF gene encoding cell division protein SepF, encoding MGALRKAGVWLGLVEEDDDQGYDDGYDKGGYRESRYRDSRYADEFADDEEPDDPPPRARPPVERLRPSERLQARAAEREHRAAEREHRGPDPDRGERASVRSITRAGAEAASASYPTRDNLALAPQPAVRERMVVAEEEQRYQITTLHPTTYREARTIGEHFRDGTPVIINLTEMDEADARRLVDFAAGLAFGLRGTIERVTNRVFLLSPANVQVTAEDKAKIAEGGFFSLG
- a CDS encoding YggS family pyridoxal phosphate-dependent enzyme, producing the protein MTVDTERRRAELADRLTAVRSRLAAATAAAGRSADSVTLIAVTKTYPAADVRLLAELGVTDVGENRDQEAAAKVAELAAGPSGGPGLRWHFVGQLQRNKCRSVVGYADLVHSVDRVPLARALAAAASGRGRALDVLVQVSLDGVTGRGGAVPDSADAVTGFWPVVECILGKSDLRLAGVMAVAPLDQSPEPAFARLAEVSAQLRAAAPEAWMVSAGMSADLEAAVDAGATHVRVGSALLGKRPTLR
- a CDS encoding DivIVA domain-containing protein encodes the protein MPLTPADVHNVAFKKPPIGKRGYDEEEVDAFLDEVERELARLIEENNELRAQVERGGRGGPAGPGADPRLAAELNDMKAQLDRVQRDKAAAEQAARAMQAELEQVRSAGGPAVGGGGDGEQQALRVLMMAQRTADDHVSDARREADKLLTDARTKAEEVTREARAKADALERDARQRHQEAMGGLDAKRTALQKHIEELKQFEREYRTRLKAYLESQLRDLDGRGQGLEAEMGRVEGGRSASGGGGLATAGLASSYGGGRSGALEAGR
- the murC gene encoding UDP-N-acetylmuramate--L-alanine ligase — protein: MNITEFAPTGTLTAEELGTVHLIGIGGVGMSGLARLLLTRGIPVTGSELRDWPSLAVLRALGGTIHMSHEEANLDGVDTVVYSTAIPADHVELAAARRRGLRVLHRSEALAAAMTGRRTIAVAGTHGKTTTTSMVTLTLQRAGEDPSFVIGGEISEVGSNAHHGTGEYFVVEADESDRSFLLYRPFVSIITNIDADHLNTYGDLAGLAAGFAEFAGLTDPDGFVVTCADNPGTRQLTEALRDEGRTVHTYGESADADLRLTEITSSAAGVRYLATLDGAPLGEIALPVPGRHLGLNSAASVLTALRLGLPLSDAVAALGAFPGVRRRFERKGSAGGVTVYDEYAYHPTSMTAALHTMREVAGAGRLVVVFQPYRVYRTRDLQAELAAALAIADEVIVMEVFGPGELREPGEGGVALTADVPLPDDRKVFVPSWEDVPPEVVRRCRPGDLVVTMGAPPISLLGDELLSALAGPAADAG
- a CDS encoding YggT family protein, with the translated sequence MLSILFQVLYLLLYVFLLTLLARFVLSAVLQYGRRWQPGRGAAAGLESVWSVTDPPLKALRRVIPPLRIGTVSFDLASLVLLVILFVLITFVVEPLIRATN
- the ftsZ gene encoding cell division protein FtsZ, which gives rise to MTPPHNYLAVIKVVGIGGGGVNAVNRMIEVGLKGVEFIAINTDAQALLMSDADVKLDVGRELTRGLGAGANPDVGKNAAEDHRDEIEEVLKGADMVFVTCGEGGGTGTGGAPVVANIARKLGALTIGVVTRPFSFEGKRRQVQAEAGIEELRNQCDTLIVIPNDRLLALGDRGISMMDAFRQADQVLLSGVQGITDLITTPGLINLDFADVKSVMSGAGSALMGIGSARGENRAVEAAEAAISSPLLEQSMDGARGVLLSIAGGSDLGLFEINDAAQLVTDAAHADANIIFGAVIDDALGDEVRVTVIAAGFDGGAPAYKPAEGPRKVPAAPVSPAAPTSPAVAPAPQTPTQQTRRVLFDDVDVPDFLKNGS
- a CDS encoding FtsQ-type POTRA domain-containing protein: MVRASREAVPPSVRRFMRRARRRRLRAALPWAVAGCLAALAAVGWWVVSATSVFGVDQVRVAGAALVTESEVRQAAQIPQGTPLARVDLAAVAGRVSGLAAVERAVASRDWPGTVVITVVERVPAAVVPQDDAFVVVDGAGVAFRTLATRPDDLAVVRLETAEFDQALVRDAVVVLDSLTAQLREVLEEMVVSGPAGIELRLADDRVVIWGDATENAVKARVADALLVQDGSVIDVSAPDVVTIR
- a CDS encoding putative peptidoglycan glycosyltransferase FtsW — encoded protein: MDPIGGLAALRGLLARPLASYYLLIFSSGLLLMIGLTMVFSATSIKAYIDDGSAFSVLSRQATFAVIGLVAFWICQRLPAATFRALGIVVLGVAVALLLLLNGLLLVSTLAGWQAARVGPVEAELLWLYFGSFQLQPSELAKLGLVLWGADVIARKGAELGHWRELAIPLFPAVGLLFLLVGYNDLGTMLCILALVVGLLWAAGVPLRIFATLGAVGLVGIGLLIAAAWQGAGSGAQDADNYRLARLTSFFTPPDQCVDDCYQALQARYAIANGGWFGEGLGSSRLKWGYLPQAEDDFIFAIVAEELGVVGCVVVLALFAVLAYTALRIARRVADPFRRLAAAAAASWLISQAVINISGVIGLLPITGIPLPFISAGGSALVVTLAAIGMLASFARAEPDAARALNARPPARWVRLVWAPLPPMPRPRHPAKPRMTGVGPKPAGSGQPGGRGASGSGSGGQGGSTPPRVPRRRDGR
- the murG gene encoding undecaprenyldiphospho-muramoylpentapeptide beta-N-acetylglucosaminyltransferase; its protein translation is MGPLRSVVLAGGGTGGHIYPLLAFADCLRRHDPSVQITCLGTPKGLENELIPPKGYDLRLIPAHQLPRSVNMDLVRTPDRMFKAARAAGKVIDEVRADVVVGFGGYVSVPAYLAAWRREMPIVVHEVNVPPGVANRMGMKFTKHVAVGFPHQPVQAESLRDARVVGVPLRRSITGLDRVAAREAARAHFGLRPDLPTVFVSGGSQGARSINLAVSGAAKELARAGVQVLHAIGARNEAVSVPSDLPVPYVTLPYLSEMELGYAAADLMVCRGGAMTCAEVAAIGLPAVYVPYPHSNQEQKRNALPVVEAGGGLLVDDAELTPAWVEQVVVPLARDPQRLAAMGSAAAGYGRRDGDEALLDFVYEAVSR